In the genome of Coraliomargarita algicola, one region contains:
- a CDS encoding DEAD/DEAH box helicase: MATKPAKQRTLHDHLSRLNLKRVEKLLGADAKSLLANCRQYQIEIPQQAKLTAKRLQVRFFKVINGKRNAVVTISLSEHKRKRLKIDCTPCPQSDTLIAAVLHLVLDNKLELGLSIPPGEEPPWELLDDEALTLYAITQREKRAKDERMKIESHDPSTPWADYSILNYQSGKSYHAALRSFEPNNAYCSCQDFKTNLLGTCKHLIKLQAHIQRKFKKADLETPHVQKEFAVALTYGNELTPRLLRPANSQLPQRLLAKLRAYDALTDKAAPEMLRRLLDLVRELEAAEQPVRIYPDAERWIEEQLIRSHLKTKTASIRENPDAHPLRTRLLKAELLPYQLDGIAFAAGAGRAILADDMGLGKTIQGIGVAALLKEEANIERVLVICPASLKAQWQAEIAKFSDLGSTQVLGTAAERAAQYANSGFFTICNYEQVMRDILHIESQNWDLIILDEGQRIKNWEAKTSRVVKGLRSPFALVLSGTPMENRLDELYSVVEFIDDRRLGPAYRFFSKHRVVNTDGKVTGFRKLDELRAHIEPIILRRTRDSVLGQLPPRSTQFIRIPPTDEQAELHAHHMQTVASITRKSYLTEMDFMRLQKALLMCRMTADSTTLVDKQRPGYSSKLEKLGELIQQLCAEPGRKVVLFSEWTQMLDLIEEQLQSCKAGFVRLDGKVPQKKRQQLVKTFQTDPDCRFIIMTNAGSTGLNLQAADTVINVDLPWNPAVLEQRIARAHRMGQKRPVQVYILVTDETIEENLLATLSAKKELATAAVDMDSELNEVALECGIEELKRRLEILIGAEGDAPIDESQRAEAAAQDAARKEQLALSGGQLFSAVFAFLNDALPAPQTDPSEQQTALQRQFTEGLEQCTERDAEGRPSLRITLPDDASLQALAAGFAKFAALAQAPEVK, from the coding sequence ATGGCCACAAAACCAGCCAAACAACGCACCTTACACGATCATCTCTCCCGGCTCAATCTGAAGCGAGTCGAGAAACTCCTCGGCGCAGACGCGAAGTCGCTGCTGGCCAACTGTCGCCAATACCAAATCGAGATCCCCCAACAGGCCAAGCTCACAGCGAAACGCTTACAGGTACGCTTTTTCAAGGTGATTAACGGCAAACGCAATGCCGTCGTCACCATTAGCCTTTCAGAACATAAGCGCAAGCGGCTCAAAATCGACTGCACACCTTGCCCCCAATCCGACACGCTGATCGCTGCTGTCCTCCACTTGGTATTGGACAACAAACTGGAACTGGGTCTCTCCATACCTCCTGGTGAAGAACCGCCCTGGGAGCTGCTCGACGACGAAGCACTCACCCTCTACGCCATTACACAACGTGAAAAACGCGCCAAGGACGAGCGCATGAAGATCGAGTCACACGACCCAAGCACCCCGTGGGCCGACTACAGCATCCTCAACTATCAATCTGGCAAAAGCTACCACGCCGCCCTGCGTAGTTTTGAACCGAACAACGCCTACTGTTCCTGTCAGGACTTCAAAACCAATCTGCTCGGCACCTGTAAGCATCTGATCAAACTACAGGCCCACATTCAACGAAAGTTCAAAAAAGCCGACCTCGAAACCCCACACGTGCAAAAGGAGTTTGCCGTCGCACTCACCTATGGCAACGAGCTCACACCACGGCTACTGCGCCCAGCCAACTCTCAGCTCCCCCAAAGACTCCTCGCAAAGCTGCGCGCCTACGATGCACTCACAGACAAAGCCGCACCGGAAATGCTACGACGCCTACTCGACCTCGTTCGGGAGCTCGAAGCCGCCGAACAACCAGTGCGCATTTATCCCGATGCAGAACGCTGGATCGAAGAACAACTCATTCGTAGCCACCTAAAAACGAAAACAGCCAGTATCCGTGAAAACCCCGATGCGCACCCACTGCGTACTCGTCTGTTAAAAGCGGAACTGCTCCCCTATCAACTCGACGGCATCGCCTTTGCCGCAGGCGCTGGCCGTGCCATTCTCGCCGACGACATGGGGCTGGGCAAAACCATCCAAGGCATCGGCGTCGCCGCGCTGCTCAAAGAGGAAGCCAACATCGAGCGCGTACTCGTCATTTGCCCCGCTTCCCTCAAAGCGCAATGGCAGGCGGAAATCGCCAAATTCTCCGACCTAGGTTCCACCCAAGTTTTAGGCACTGCCGCGGAACGGGCAGCACAATATGCCAACAGCGGGTTCTTCACGATCTGTAACTACGAACAGGTCATGCGAGACATTCTCCATATCGAATCGCAAAACTGGGACCTGATCATCCTCGACGAAGGCCAACGCATTAAAAATTGGGAAGCAAAAACCAGCCGCGTGGTGAAAGGTCTGCGCTCCCCCTTCGCCTTAGTACTCTCCGGCACCCCGATGGAAAACCGTCTGGATGAGCTCTACTCTGTCGTCGAGTTTATCGACGACCGCCGCCTCGGCCCCGCGTATCGCTTCTTTAGTAAACACCGTGTCGTCAACACCGACGGCAAAGTAACTGGTTTCCGCAAACTCGACGAACTACGTGCCCACATAGAGCCTATCATTCTACGCCGCACGCGCGACTCCGTGCTCGGCCAGCTCCCACCGCGCTCGACACAGTTCATCCGTATCCCCCCGACCGACGAACAAGCAGAATTGCACGCCCACCACATGCAAACAGTCGCCAGCATCACACGCAAAAGCTACCTGACAGAGATGGACTTTATGCGACTGCAGAAAGCTCTGCTCATGTGCCGCATGACCGCCGATAGCACCACGCTCGTCGATAAGCAACGCCCCGGCTACTCTTCTAAATTAGAAAAACTCGGCGAACTGATACAACAACTCTGCGCCGAACCGGGCCGTAAAGTCGTGCTCTTTTCCGAGTGGACACAAATGCTCGACTTGATCGAAGAGCAACTTCAAAGCTGTAAGGCGGGCTTCGTGCGCTTGGACGGCAAAGTGCCACAGAAGAAGCGCCAACAATTGGTCAAAACCTTCCAGACAGACCCCGACTGCCGCTTCATCATTATGACCAATGCCGGCTCGACAGGCCTCAACCTGCAAGCGGCCGACACCGTGATCAACGTCGATTTACCCTGGAATCCCGCAGTTCTGGAGCAACGTATCGCCCGTGCACATCGTATGGGACAAAAACGGCCCGTCCAAGTCTACATACTCGTCACCGACGAAACCATCGAAGAGAACCTACTCGCCACACTTTCCGCCAAGAAGGAGCTCGCGACCGCCGCCGTCGACATGGACTCCGAACTCAACGAAGTCGCACTCGAATGCGGCATCGAAGAGCTCAAGCGGCGCTTAGAAATTTTGATCGGTGCCGAAGGCGACGCCCCAATCGATGAAAGCCAACGCGCAGAAGCAGCGGCACAGGATGCCGCCCGCAAAGAGCAACTGGCCCTCAGTGGCGGCCAATTATTCAGCGCCGTCTTCGCCTTCCTCAACGACGCACTCCCCGCCCCGCAGACCGACCCAAGCGAGCAACAAACAGCACTCCAACGTCAATTCACCGAAGGCCTGGAACAATGCACCGAGCGCGACGCCGAAGGACGCCCCAGCCTGCGCATCACACTTCCCGACGATGCCAGCTTACAAGCCCTCGCCGCCGGATTTGCAAAATTCGCCGCCCTGGCACAAGCGCCCGAAGTAAAATAG
- a CDS encoding helix-turn-helix transcriptional regulator: protein MFLSEFNEACLELYKPNLHLETYAARSFRFLSKLLPAEFIAFGSLQLDSQNLSIELSESISNFAELMPIFSELMGQYALFRWDPTVNAGKPFTTSDFFSPRQFKQLDIYEDVFKALGVTNHCAVLIPGNHNEINFLGIERKGYVDYSSRERELLSLAQSQLANARLLAHEHSKKLHHKIDPKILNRAGFTPREADVLVWLTEGKSNEEIAILLSISLHTVKGYLKVIFKKIGVENRLSAALWAIQTCRTQAFNIQPHNRVNFAYPPPSRG from the coding sequence ATGTTCCTTTCTGAATTTAACGAAGCATGCCTCGAACTTTATAAACCAAACCTACACCTCGAAACATACGCTGCACGTAGTTTCCGATTTCTATCCAAGCTGCTTCCCGCAGAATTTATTGCATTCGGCAGCCTGCAACTCGACAGCCAAAACCTGTCAATCGAGCTCAGCGAATCCATCAGCAACTTCGCCGAGCTCATGCCGATTTTCTCCGAACTAATGGGGCAATACGCACTCTTCCGTTGGGACCCGACAGTCAACGCGGGCAAGCCCTTCACAACATCAGATTTCTTTAGCCCGCGTCAATTTAAGCAACTAGACATTTACGAGGATGTCTTCAAAGCACTAGGCGTAACGAACCATTGCGCCGTGTTGATCCCTGGCAATCACAACGAAATCAACTTCCTAGGCATCGAACGTAAAGGCTACGTCGACTACAGTTCTCGCGAGCGCGAATTACTCTCACTGGCACAAAGTCAACTCGCCAATGCGCGTTTGCTCGCGCATGAACACAGCAAGAAACTTCATCATAAGATCGACCCCAAAATCCTCAACCGAGCAGGCTTCACCCCAAGAGAAGCCGATGTTCTCGTATGGTTGACTGAAGGAAAATCAAATGAGGAAATCGCAATTTTACTCAGCATTAGCCTGCATACAGTCAAAGGCTATTTAAAAGTTATCTTCAAGAAAATCGGTGTCGAAAACCGTCTATCCGCTGCACTTTGGGCCATCCAAACATGCCGAACTCAGGCATTTAACATTCAGCCACACAATCGAGTCAACTTCGCCTACCCCCCTCCGTCGAGGGGATAG